In Pseudomonadota bacterium, the following are encoded in one genomic region:
- the corA gene encoding magnesium/cobalt transporter CorA, with translation MTKFILKSFGISKLLPKTSKPASAPGTVTYIGEKQEQPVKLHMIDYNETNFTEKNLENLAECLPFKESPTVTWLNYTGVHNIQNINEVGEIFQAHPLVLSDIANTTQRPKVEEYDKYLFVVIKMCYFKKNTDEVYMEQVSLLLGKDYIISFQENDTDVLEGLRERIRNGKGKVRKLGSDYLMYCIIDTIVDNYFSVLENVGGKIELLEEELMLNASQELLSKIYRLKQELIYLRKSIWPMREVVNTIQRAEHDLISEGIYVYMRDVYDHTIQVVETVETFRDMTSGMLDLYLSTVSNKMNEIMKVLTIFAAIFIPLTFLAGIYGMNFEFMPELKWRLAYPVWWVVTIILAIGMLIYFRKNKWL, from the coding sequence ATGACAAAATTTATTCTAAAAAGCTTCGGAATATCCAAACTGCTTCCAAAAACCAGCAAACCGGCTTCAGCTCCGGGAACCGTAACGTATATTGGTGAAAAGCAGGAACAGCCGGTTAAACTCCACATGATTGATTACAATGAAACAAATTTTACGGAAAAAAACTTAGAAAATCTTGCAGAATGCTTGCCCTTTAAAGAAAGTCCTACTGTAACATGGTTAAATTATACAGGGGTTCATAACATACAAAACATTAATGAGGTAGGTGAAATATTTCAGGCACATCCACTGGTACTTTCAGACATAGCAAATACTACTCAACGCCCCAAAGTTGAAGAATATGACAAGTACCTCTTTGTTGTCATTAAAATGTGTTATTTTAAAAAGAATACCGACGAAGTGTATATGGAACAGGTAAGCTTATTGCTTGGGAAAGACTATATAATTTCATTTCAGGAAAATGATACAGATGTTCTGGAAGGATTGCGCGAAAGAATCAGGAACGGTAAAGGTAAAGTGCGCAAACTGGGAAGCGATTATCTTATGTACTGCATTATAGACACTATTGTTGATAATTATTTCTCGGTTCTTGAAAATGTAGGCGGAAAAATTGAGTTGTTGGAAGAAGAACTCATGTTAAATGCTAGCCAGGAGCTTTTATCAAAGATATACCGCTTGAAGCAAGAACTTATTTATTTAAGAAAATCTATCTGGCCTATGCGAGAGGTTGTAAATACGATTCAACGCGCCGAGCATGATCTGATTAGTGAAGGAATATACGTTTATATGCGTGATGTCTATGATCACACAATTCAGGTAGTAGAAACAGTAGAAACATTTCGTGATATGACATCGGGAATGCTCGATCTTTATCTTTCAACTGTGAGCAATAAAATGAATGAAATAATGAAGGTTCTTACTATATTTGCTGCTATTTTTATTCCTCTCACCTTCCTTGCCGGTATTTACGGAATGAATTTTGAATTTATGCCTGAATTAAAATGGCGGCTTGCATACCCGGTTTGGTGGGTAGTTACTATTATATTGGCAATTGGTATGCTTATATATTTTAGAAAAAATAAATGGCTATAA